The Desulfofundulus salinus genome includes the window GCCCGCATTATACCTGCGCCGGCCCGCGGTGACACCCCGCTATGACACCAAGCCGGGATGGGAAATCATGAAGAACCTGGCCGACCGGCTGGGCATCGGCCAGTACTTCCCCTATCACACGCTGGAAGATCTGTGGGCTTACCAACTGAAGGGAACCGGGATCAACATCAGTGACTTTGCAGAAAAGGGATTCGTTTCCCTGAGTGACGAGCCCATTTACTGGGACCGGAAGGACGGGATCAAATTGAAAACCCCCTCCGGGAAAATTGAATTTGTGTCCAGCCTTTTAGAACAAAACGGGTTTCCGTCCTTCCCTGCGTATGAGCCCGTGCCGGCGCCGCCGGAAGGATATTTCCGCCTGATGATCGGCAGGGCCGCGGCCCATACCCATGTATCGACGCAAAACAACCCGCTTTTAAACGAACTGGTGCCTGAAAACGTCTTATGGATTAACACCCGCCAGGCAGCAAAGCTGGGCATTAAAAACGGCCAGATGGTGGAAGTCATATCCTCCCGGGGCCGGGATACCATCCGTGCTTTTGTAACGGACCTCATCCACCCGGAAGCCGTTTTCATGCTGCACGGTTTTGGCCACAAGGTACCCGTGCAGTCCAGGTGCTACGGCAAGGGGGCCATGGACGCCATGTTGCAGGAAAACGTCACCGATATGGTGGGTGGCAGCCCGGCTTTACAACATGTCTTCGTCACCGTAAGGCCAATTAACTGATACTGTTGGGAGGTTAATAAATGAGCAAGTATTACCTGTACCAGGACGAGAAAAGATGCATTTCCTGCCGCAGCTGTGAAGTCCAGTGCAAGGTCAACAAGGGGCTTGATGTGGGGCCAAAACCGAACCAGGTGGTGGTGGTAGGCCCGGTTGAGATAGATAGTCATCCGAAGGCAACCAATGTTTTTATCGCTTGCTTCCATTGTGAAGAACCCTGGTGCGTGCCGGCCTGTCCCACCGGCGCCGTGCAGAAACGTGCCAGGGACGGCATTGTTTTCATTGACCAGGAGTTGTGTGTAGGGTGCAAAAGCTGCATCATGGCCTGTCCATGGGGGGCGCCCCAATGGGACGTTAAGAAAGGCAAGGCTGTAAAATGCGATTACTGCAAAGACCGTATTGATGCGGGGCTCAAGCCGGCATGCGTTACCGCCTGTCCCACCAACAGCCTTTGCTTTGGTTCGGCCGAGCGCATGCCGGACATCAAGCGGGTACGTTATGCCCACCAAATTATTGCGGTGGGGCATAGTTAAAA containing:
- a CDS encoding 4Fe-4S dicluster domain-containing protein produces the protein MSKYYLYQDEKRCISCRSCEVQCKVNKGLDVGPKPNQVVVVGPVEIDSHPKATNVFIACFHCEEPWCVPACPTGAVQKRARDGIVFIDQELCVGCKSCIMACPWGAPQWDVKKGKAVKCDYCKDRIDAGLKPACVTACPTNSLCFGSAERMPDIKRVRYAHQIIAVGHS